The Streptomyces sp. ICC1 DNA window GCAGCGGGGTGATCAGGTGGGCCTCTCCAATGGCGCGGAGGAAGGCCTGGGTGGTACCGAGCATCTCTGCGGCCCGGCCCATCGTGTAGGCGGGGTAGCCGTCGTCGTCGAGACGGCTGAACGAGTCGTCTGCTGTCATCGCACCTCACTGCGAAACAGGTGGAGGAAGGGGTCGGAACGTGGGGAGGGGCCCTGGCGCGTACGACACCAGGGCCCCGAAGGAACTGCTACACCATCTGCCGGCCCTGTTACTGCGCCGGCCTTCTGTTTCCGCTGACCCGGCCGAGATGCTGCCGGGAATGCGGGGATCGCGGTTGCTTGACCGGAGACCACCTCACTATCGATGTCCTGCGGTACCCGGACTCAGACGTACGTCCGGGCGATCCTGATGGCGCTTCAACTCCTCCGTTCATCCCTCGGTGTCAACTAGTTACCAAGCGGGGGACTGCGTACTGCTGGTACTTCTCTTACTGCTGTACTGCTGTACTGCTGTACTGCTGTACTGCGAACCGCTTGTACTGCTCGTGGCCTGACCTAGCGCCACTTCGGCAGCCAGCCCCGTCGCCCGTCGTGCGTCTGCTCTGGCTTGGAACCCCACTGCCGAACTTCCCGGTGCGCGCGCCCGCAGCCGACGCCTTCACCGAGGTGCTGCTCACTGACTTCACTGCTGGGTACTGCACCTACAGGTACTGCTACTGCGTCAACTGCGGTACTGCTCGCGGTGGCCCCTGATGCCTGCGGGCCACCCGGTCCGGTCGTCAGTCCCGTCGCCGTCCTGCACCAGCCCTGGCTTCGACACTCCACCACCGCACCGCACTGCGCACTGCAACTACGGGTACTGCGTGTACTACTGCCCGGCAGTTCGTCCCTGCCAGGCCCTGCTGTCTCTCTGGGTTACGAGAGAAACCATAACCACGCCACCGCCCAATGTCTACTCCAGCCGAGATAGATTTTTGAGTGCGTGTCTCTGAGGTAATCGGGTCCTGTCAGGTTGAACTGTCGTGGGTCAGGGAACAACGACCGGGCAGGCAAGGTCCGGACACCGACACCAGACCAGGAGCGCGCGATGACCACGATGAGCGCCGAGCGCACAGTCCTTCGTCCACTGTCCGCCGTCGCCGAGGCGCGCCAGGCCGCCCGGTCCTTCCTCGAAACCCTCGGGCAGCCGGCCATCGAGCCGGAGCACGCCGATACCGTGATCCTGGTCGTCTCCGAGCTCGTGACCAACGCCCTGCGTCACGGCGGCGGCGCCTACGTGCTTCGCCTGGCCGCGCACCCCGACACCGTCGAGGTCTCCGTCGAGGACTCCAGCCCCCGACCGCCGCGCATGCGAACCCCCGACCTGGTCGACGGCACCGGCGGTTTCGGCTGGCACATGGTCAATGACCTCGCCCACGCCACCATCGTCACGCCCACGCCCGAAGGCGGGAAAATCGTACGGGCCCTCCTGCCCCGTCGGACCGGCGGATAGGCGCGAGCCCGCGGTCGAGTAGCTCCGATCCAGGGCCTCTCCGCGCGGAGTCCTGGCGGTCAGGACCCGGTGCCGGGCAGGAGGCGGAAGACCTGGTCCAGGCCGATGATGCGCAGGACGCGCAGGGTGTGGGCGGGGACGGCGGCGAGTGCGATGTCGGCGTGGGCGGCCCGTACGTGGTTGCGGGCGGCGATCAGTGCGCTGATGCCGCTGGAGTCGCAGAATTCCATGCGGGCGAGGTCCAGGACGAGGCGGTTCACCCATCTGCGCTTCCTGGTGGGTACGCGGAAGGGCCCGATCGGCGTGTGCCGGTCGGGCCCTCTTCGCTGGGCGGGTGGCGGTGTGCGCCGGCCTGCCGGTCAGGCGGTGATGGGGGTGCCGAGCATCGCGGAGGCCCGCTGGAGGGGGTTGGGCACGCGTGTGGGCGCGGTGGTCCGGGGGAGGCTGCTGCGGCAGGTGAAGCCGAGCTGGGTCCCCTGAGGGGTGAGGATGGGGCGGCCTCCCACGGCTGTCAAGGCGTCACGTCACCTCCCGGAAACACCGGCGCCCCCGGTTCGTCCACCGATGGAGCGTTCTCTCAGCGCCGACAGCCCCCGCAGTGAACCGGGTTGACCAGGCGCAAGACCCCGCCGGAAGCATTCCGGTCCACCGGCCCCCGGCAACGTCCGCCGCCGCGCCGTCTGTTGACAGCCGAACGGGTCGGGGCCACCATCGCGGGAGAACGCTCCCGCACGGGCCGGCCGTCCGATCCGGCGGCCACGCCGAACGGAACGGGCCGGTATGAGAAGACCAACGCTGGAAGTGGTCGCCGCGCGGGCGGGCGTGTCCAAATCGAGCGTCTCCCGCGTCGTCAACGGGGAGGCGACGGTCGCGCCCGAGATCCGGGACGTCGTCATGCGGGCCGTGCGCGAACTGGGCTACGTCCCCAACGCGGCCGCGCGCAACCTGGTCACCCGCCGCACCCACGCGGTGGCCGTGGTCGTCTCCGACCCGCCCCAGGGAGTGGTCTCCGACGATCCCCTGTTCTCCACCGTGGTCCGCGCCGTCAGCAGGGAGCTCGAAGCCGCCGGCAAACAGGTCGTGCTCATGCTCGCCGAATCCGACGCGAGCCGGGCCCGGGTGGAGCGGTACGTCGCCGGCGGCCACGTCGACGGGGTCATGCTCGTCGCCCTGCACGGCACCGACCCGCTCCCGGCCGCGCTGGCCCGCACCGGCCTGCCGACCGCCTCGTTCAACCGCACCGCCGCCCGGGACGTGCCGTACGTGGAACTGGACAACGCGGCCGGCGCGACGCTCGCCGTACGCCACCTCCTGGAGCGCGGGCGGCGCCGGATCGCCGCCATCACCGGGCCGCTCGACCTCTTCGAGGCCCGCGAGCGCCTCGACGGGTACCGCGACGCGCTGCGCGACTCCGGCCGCCGCTCCATCGTGGCGCTCGGCGAGTTCACCAGGGCCTCCGGCGCCGAGGCCATGCGCCAGCTGCTCGAAGACGATCCCGCGCTGGACGCGGTGTTCGCGTCCAACGACCTGATGGCCATCGGAGCCCTGCGCACCCTGCGCGAAGCGGGCCGCCGGGTCCCCGAGGACGTGGCCGTCGTCGGCTTCGACGACATAGAGGCCGCCGCTTACACCGCCCCGGCACTCACCTCCGTACGCAGCCCGATGGCCGACCAGGCCACGGCCACGGTCCGGCTGCTCCTGGGCCTGATCGAGGGCGGCCCCAAGGACCCGGTGGTGATGCCGAACGAACTGGTGATCCGCGAATCGTCCTAGGTCGTGCCGGCGGAACCCGTCACGTCGCGCACGTGCCGCAGGCCCGGTCCCGCGAGCACCTCGTGGAGCTGCTGGAAGACCTGCCGGGCGCCCACCGCGTTCCAGTCCGCGGGGAGCAGCTCGGCGGGCAGGCCCGGGTCGAGGTAGGGCAGTCGGCGCCACTCGGTGAGCATCGGCACGTAGTGCCGGAACGCCTCGGCGGCGTCGATGCCGTCCTGCCGGGCGAGCCGCGCGGCGACCGGGGCGTACGCGCCGGTGAAGGTGGCGTACTGGGCCTGGATCGCGGGGAAGTCCCACCAGGAGCTCACCGCCTCCGGCAGGTCGCTGAACGCCGCGTAGTCGGCGGCGGCGAACAGGTGGACGTACTCGCTCAGCCCGAGCCGCACCAGCATGTCGCGCGCGTCCTCCAGGAGCCGGCCCGGCGCCAGCCACACGCCGGGGGCGATGTTGCCGAAGCCGAGCCAGGTCAGCCGGGTGCGCAGCTGGTAGCGGTGGGAGCGCTCGGACTCCGGTACGGAGAAGACCGCCATGGCCCAGCCGTCCGCCAGGTCCGCCGGCTCCAGGCTGGCGAAGATGCGCCGGTCGCCGGCGTCGAAGACGGGGTGGACAGCCGGGCTCAGCCGGTAGCCCGTGGCACCGCGGCGCTCCGGCTCGAGAACGCCCTTCTTCTTGAGCCGGGAGATCGCGGAGCGCACGGCCTGGCTCTCCACGCCGAGTTCCGACATGAGCGTGATCAGGTCGGCGACGGAGATCCAGCCGCCGCTCCCGCGCACGAATGCCCCGTAGACCGTACTGATCAACGAGCTGGGCCTGAGGGGGCTGTCCGACATGATCACCTTCCCGTGGTGTGCGGTGGTGATCCTACCGAGCGGCGGCGCGGGCGGGCCGCCCGCGGTCACCCCGCGGCAGCCGCTCCCGGCGCCCCCGGTGCCAGGGGCGAGTGCGCGTACGCGCCGGAGAGGAGGTGTCCGGCCCCGGGAGACACGGCGGACAGGTCGAGGGCGCGCAGCATCTGGTGGGCGGTGCAGACGGCCGCGGAGACCACCGGCTTGCCCAGCAGCTGCTCGGCCTCCTCGATGGCGCTGAGCGAGGGCATCTGCACACAGGCCGACAGGACGACCGCGTCCGCGTCGGAGTGGTCCAGGGCGCGGGCCAGGCCCGGAAGCCTGGCCGGGTCGTGGGCGGCCACCTCGAGGTTGTCGGGGATCTCCAGGGCCCGGTAGTCGAGGACCTCGATCCCCTCGTGGGTGAGGTAGTCGACGACGGTCTGCGTGAGCGGGCGCATGTAGGGGGCCAGCAGGGCCACCTTCCTGGCGCCCATGGTGTGCAGCCCGTGCACCAGGGCTCCGGCGCTGGTGACCACGGGGGCGGGGGCCCCGTTCTCCACGGTCCGCGCGTGCAGCCGCTCCTCGGAGGCGCGGTGGTAGCCCAGGCCCATGCTCATGATGGCCACCAGGCAGGCGTAGCCGAGTACGTCGACCCGCGCGTCGGAGAGTTCCGCGGCGCAGCGGTCGGAGTCGGCGTCCATGGCCCTGAGCTGCTCCGGGGTCACGTGGGTCATGCGCATGCGGCTGGAGTGGAAGGTGAAGCGCTCGTCCGGCGCGGTCTCCATCCGGGCGCGCAGGATCGCGGGGACCTCGGTCTCCATGGTGACGTTGGAACTCGGCACGATCTGGCCGATGCGGTAGGTACGGGGCGGCACGGGTACTCCTCGGTGGTCTGGTGGCGATCGGCGGGCGGAGACCGACGGGCGCCGGCGGGGCCGATCGGGGTCAGCGGGCGTCGACGACGGGGTTGGCGAGGGTGCCGATGATCTCGACGGTGGCCTCGACGGTGTCACCGGGCACGAGGAACTCGGGCGGGACCATGCCGGCGCCGACGCCCGAGGGGGAGCCGGTCGCGATGACGTCGCCGGGCTCCAGCGTCACGCCGGAGCTGATGTCGGCGATGAGCCGTGCGATGGGGAACAGCATGTGGCGGGTGTTCGACTTCTGCTTGGTGACCCCGTTCACGCGCAGTTCGAGGTCCAGGTCCATCGGGTCCGGGACCTCGTCGGCGGTGACGACGGCCGGGCCGAAGGGGGCGTAGGAGTCCTGCCCCTTGGAGAAGAACCACTGGCCCGAGCGGCGCTGGTCGCGGGCGCTGATGTCGTTGACGATGCTGTAGCCGAAGATGTGGCCGTACGCCTCCTCCTCGGTCACCCGGAAGGCCGTCTTCCCGATGACGACGGCGAGTTCGCACTCCCAGTCCAGCTGGGTCGTCAGGTCGGCGTTGTGCAGGATCGGCGCGCCCGGTCCGGTGACGGCGGTGGCCGGCTTGCTGAAGAGCACCGGACGCGGGGGCAGGTCCTTGTCGGTGTCCAGGCTCCGGCTGGACTCCTCGACGTGCTCCACGTAGTTCAGGCCGACCCCGATGATCTTTCCGGGGCGCAGCGGGGCGCGCAGGGTGACGTCCTCGAGCCGGTGGACGGCCTCGGCGGGCCGACCGGCCGGGTCGCCGTCCAGCAGGCGGGCGGCGCTCTCGCGGGCGGCGGCGCCGGCCCGGACGAAGGAGAGCAGATCGCCGGGCAGTTCGACGCCCGCGTGCCGGGCGAGGACCGCGAGGTCGTAGACCAGGCCGTCCACCTGGGCGCCCAGGCGGTCGGCGTTGTCGGTCGTTCCGGCGGGCGTGTACGTCACCAGTCGCATCGGTGGCTCCTAGAGAGGAGAAAGGGGGGCTCAGCCCGATGCGGGCAGGGGCGGGGCGGGGGCAGGAGTGCGTCCTGCAGGCGGGCGACGCGGCGGCGGCGACGAGGAGCGACGTGCGCAGGAGGTTCAGGGCAGCCATGGCTGCCCTCCTTGGTGCCGGGTGCCGGGTGCCGGGTGCCGGGTCCGCCCGGTCCGTTGCCCTCACTACGCCATCCGGGAGACCCTGGGGGCATGACACGGGAACACGTGACGTGCCCCTCGCGGCCGCGTCTGGCGCCATGCGCCCGCGCGGCCGGCCGCGGAGTCGAGGTGACCCGGGTGGGCGACCGGTGGCGGGTGACCCGGCCGTGGCCGCCCGTGCTGCGGCCGGTCCTGTACAGCTACGCCGGCTACTGGGAGGCCACGGCCTCGCCCTACCGGGCGCGGCTCGTCCCCACGGGGCGGGCCGTCGTGGTGATCAGCCTGGGGGAGCCGTTCGCCCGCATCCGCCGGCTGGGCGACACCGGCCCGGGCGACCGGGTGACCGGCTCGCTGGTCGCGGGCCTGGAGGACGGGCCCCGGATCTGCGACCACCCCGGCGGCCAGGAGGCGATCCGGCTCGAGCTGACCCCGCTGGGCGCCTACCGGCTGTTCGCCCTGCCGATGCGCGAACTGACCAACCGGGTGGTCGAGCTCGGAGACGTCCTGGGACCCGGTGCCGGACTGCTGGTCGAGCAGTTGGCGGCCGCCGGCGACTGGGCGGCCCGCTTCGACCTGCTGGACGCCGCGCTGTCGGCCAGGCTCGAACGCGGCCCGCGGCCCGCACCCGAGGTGGGCCACGCCTGGCGGCTGCTGTCCCGCGCGGGCGGAGCGATCCCCGTCGGCCGGATCGCCGCCGAAGTGGGCTGGAGCCAGGGCCACTTGGTCCGCCGGTTCACCGAACAGATCGGGTTGACGCCCAAGACCTCCGCCCGCGTGCTGCGCTTCCGCCACGCCGTGGGACTGCTCACCCGCGCCGACCCGAACCTCGCCGAAGTGACCGCCGCCTGCGGCTTCTACGACCAGGCCCACCTCAACCGCGAGTTCCGCGCCCTGGCCGGGACCACACCCGGCCGGACGGCCGCGGCCCGTGTCGCGGAGGGGGGCCCCCTCGCACCGTGAGGCGCGGGGGGGGCCCACAGGTCAAATTCGTCCAAGCCATACGGCCCCGCGCCCGTCGATAGTGGGCCCGTTCACAGTGGATCAGGCACCCGGGCACGTGCGGGGGCTGACTGGGCGAGGGCGGAGCCCGGCCCAGAGGGGAGCATTCGATGGAAGACCTGCTGCGCATCCTCGTGGCCGGCGCGCTCACGGGCGCCTTGATCGGAGTGGCGGGGGCCCTCGGCCGGCGCAACCGCAGGCGCCGGGAGGGCGGGGACCCGAACAACCGCTGAGCGGGACAGCCGCCGACCCCGTGCTCCGTCAGGCCCTGGCCACGGTCTCCGCGAGGTGGTCCACCACCTCGCTCAGCCGTCCGTGACGCCGGTACACGGCCCGTTGCCGGGTCGCCCCGTTGCCCTCGGCCCGGACCCGGTCGAGGAGGGTGTCGACGAGCTCCAGGTCCCCGGAGGAGGCGAGCCCCGGGGCCGCCCGCTCCCGCAGCCGGGCCACCAGGGTCCAGGCCGGCAGGGAGATGCCGCTGAGCGGGTCGAGGCCCTCGCCGTCCAAGCCGTGCACGGCCGCGCGCCGGTGCGCCTCGCGCAGCAGTGCAGACCCGGGCGCCGGGGCCGGGCCGCCGTCGGCCGCCTCCGTGCCCAAGGTGGCGGCGAGTCCCCGTACGAGCAAGGCCAGGAGCACGACGGTGTCGAGCCCGGCGTTCACGTCGGCGACGCGGACCTCCAGGGTCGGCACGTGCTCGGACGGGCGGGCGTACCAGTAGATCATCCGCCGGTCGAGCACCGTCCCGCTGCGCACGAGCTCGTCGGCGCAGCGTTCGTACGCCGCCTCGTCCAGGACCGGGGCGGGCCCCACGGTGGGCCAGCGGGCGTACTCGACGGCGCGCCAGCTGTCGTGGCCCGAGTCCTTGCCGCGGTCGAAGGGGGAGTTGGCGGCGAGGGCCTGGAGCGAGGGCAGCCACGGGCGCATCCGGTTCGCGAGGTCGAGGGCCTGCGCCCGGCCGCTCACCCCGATGTGGATGTGGCAACCGCACACCGCCTGGTCGAAGTTCCCGATGGCCGATGCGAAATGCGAGGCCATCCTCCGGTAGCGCTCGTCGCGGGTGACCGTCAGGGGATGCTCCGGCGGTACGACGGGCGTACCGGAGGCCAGCAGCAGGCAGTCCTCGGCGGCCGCGGCCAGGATCAGCTCGGCCCGCAGCCGGGCCAGCTCCGCCCTGAGCTCGGCCGGGTTCGCCGTCGGGCTGGTGCACACCTCCACCTGGGCGGTGAAGAACTCCTGCTGCACCAGGGGGCCGAGCGTCCGCGCCGCGGCCTCGATGACGCGCGGCGCGCGCCCCACCGGTGCCCGGCTGCGGCGGTCGACGAGCAGGAATTCCTCCTCGACGCCCATCGTCAGCGCCGCGACCCGGCCGGGGGCGGCCTCGGGCGGCAGGTCGTGTGCCGGGGCGGCGCCTTCCCGCCCGGCGGAACGCGGCAGTGCGGTCGGTGACATGGACGGGCCCCTCCGTGGATCGGGACCGCTCGCGCGGGTCGCTCGCGTGCTCGGCCAGACCGGATCGGATCCGGCTGACGGGCGCCTACCCCTCGGGTCGCCGCTCACGCGGGGCCCCCGGCCATCAGCACGGTTCCGGGACGAAAGGGAGCCACTCCCGGTCCGGCGCGGAGGGGATCACCGTGTAGCTCGCCTCGGGCAGCTCGTTCCACACGCCCGGCAGGTCCCCCAGCGGCTCGGACACCACGAGGCGGGACTCGTCGGAGATCTCCTTGAGGTACTCCACCTCCGGGTGGAGGCGGCGCACGGTCTCGGCACGGCTGCTGTAGAACAGCGACCGGGACGCGCCCCCGCTGGAATACCGGAAGGCCCAGAGCCGCTCCCCGTCGCTGACCGCGACCGTCATCTGCAGCGGCTGCGCGACGCCGTGCTCCTTGCCGAGGCGCTCCACGAGCCCCGCCATCCTGGCCACCGCCCCCGGGACGTCCTGGTCGAGCCCGTAGGTGACCGCGAGGTAGAACATCACCTCGGAGTCGGTGGACCCCTCGATGGCCGGGAAGAGCGCCGGGTCCACGGCCAGGCAGAGGTCCCGCTGCAGCCGGTGGAAGTCCGCGATGGCCCCGTTGTGCATCCACAGCCACCGGCCGTGACGGAACGGGTGACAGTTGGTCTGCTGGACGGCCGAGCCCGTGGAGGCGCGCACGTGCGCGAAGAACAGGGGCGAGCGGACGTGCGCCGCGAGTTCGCGCAGGTTGCGGTTGTTCCAGGCCGGAGCGATGTCCCGGAAGACCGCCGGCGTGCCGTCACCGTTCCCGCTGTACCAGCCGAGGCCGAAGCCGTCGCCGTTCGTCGTCTCGACGCCCATCCGGGCATGGAGGCTCTGGTTGATCAGCGAGTGCTCCGGACGGTAGAGCACGGCGTCGAGCAGCATGGGCGAACCCGAGTAGGCGAGCCAGCGGCACATTGCGAACCATTCCCTTCGCGGCCTTTCCGAGCTTAGTCCGTCTCGTCCGGATCTTGCCGGGCTCGCGGCCCGCGCGCCACGCGGGGGCCGCGGGCCCTCCGGCACATGGGCGGACGGGGGAGGTGCGTGCCATGATCGAGGGGTGAAGGGCGATGCCGCGCCGATGGGTGAGGGCGCCGCACCCGAGGTGCTGGCGCTCGCCAGGGTGGTGGCCAGACTCCGGTCGGAAGTGGCCGACCTGGAAGGCGGCGCCGCGACCACGGCCGTGGTGGAGCGCGCCACGGGTGCGGTGATGGCCCAGGAGCGGCTCTCCGCCGACGCGGCGTGCGAGATGCTCCTCGGCCGGGCCCGCGAGCGCGGCCGCACCCTCCTCGAGGAGTGCTGGATCACGCTCGGGCAGCTCCGCCTGCGCCCGCCGCCCACCACCGCCGGGCTTCCGTGGGGGAGCACGGGGGGCAGGACCAGGCCCTGGACTTCGGGCTGGATCGGATCCTCGACGGGCTCGGGCTGCTGATGGCTGGGCGGGCCGGGCAGGCGTAGGCGTTAACGGCGTTAACGGCGTTAACGGGCCGGGCGTCGGGTGGGCCGGGCAGGCGTGAGCGTTAACGGCGTTAACGGTTGGAGGGTGGGCCGGGGCCCTTGGGGTGGTCTTCGCGTGAGGTCGGCGGGCCCGTTGGACGCGCCTCAAAAGAAACCATGTGGGCGGTTTCGTGTGGTGGATTGTCTGGTTCCGGCCACCGTGGGCCATGCCGTTGTGAGTTGAGGGGATCCATGATGAAACGGGGCGGTGAGCGGGTTCAGAATTGATACGTGGGGTGGCAGACTCGCTCGACAACTGCCGGAAGCCACTTGGTAACTTACGGACCTTCAGGTTTGGTTTGCCAGGCCGGTGGATCATGGGTGCGCATCCGCCGGTGGAACCCCCTTGGAGATCGGAGACGCTGTGGTGCGGCAGGAACGTGCGGTCCGTACGCGGCGGGCAATCTTGGAAGCCGCGGCGGTGGTCTTCGCCGAGCGCGGCTACGAGGCCGCCACCATCGCGGAGATACTCGCGCACGCGGGGGTGACCAAGGGCGCTCTGTACTTCCACTTCACCTCGAAGCTGGAGCTGGCCCAAGGCGTGCTCGACATGCAGTACGACACGTTCCTCGTGCCACCCCGCGAGAGCAAACTTCAGGAAGTCGTCGACGTCGCGATGGTGTCGGCGTACCGGATAAGACACGAACCGATGATCAGCGCCGGTGCCAGACTCTCCCTCGGACCCGAGACGTTCGAGATCCGCGGCGGCGCGGTCCCGGGGTGGATCGAGGTCCTGCGCAGACTGCTGATCGCGGCGAAGAACCAGGGCGAACTGCTGCCGCACGTGGATCCCGCCGAGACGGCCTGGATCCTGTCCGCGTGTTGGACCGGGGTACAGCTCTACTCGCAGACCTTCAGCGACCGCGGCGACATCGAGCGCCGGGTGGCCGCGCTCTACCAGCACGCCCTGCCGGGGATCGCGACTCCGGCGATGCTCAGCCGGCTCGACATGGCCGAGGACCGCGGCCGGCGGGTGCTCGAGGAGGTGGCCGCCGGGGCGCGGGCCGCCGCGGGGGCGGGATATGACGACCACACGATTTGGGGGGCGAGGGCATGAGCGGTTCCGGGGAGTGGGCCAAGCCCTTCCGGCTCGACGTGGCGCAGCACGAGCTGGACGATCTGGCCTGGCGGCTGGAGCGGGCCCGGTGGCCGATGAGCTTCCGGGGGCGGGGCGGGCCTACGGGATTCCGCTGGCGGAGGTCCGGGAGCTCGCGCTGTACTGGCGTACGGGCTACGACTGGCGGGCCGCCGAGGCACGGTTGAACGAGTGGCCGCAGTACACCACGGTCATCGACGGGGCACAGGTGCACTTCGCGCACCTGCGTTCGCCCGAGCCGGACGCGACACCGCTGCTGATGACGCACGGCTGGCCCGGTTCCTTCGTGGAGTTCCAGAAGGTCGCCGGTCCGCTGACCGATCCGCGGGGCCACGGCGGGGATCCGGCGGACGCCTTCCACTTGGTCATGCCCCACATCCCCGGCTTCGCGCTGTCCGGGCCGACCACCGAGCGAGGCTGGGAGTTCAAGCGCGTCGCGCGGGCCTTCGGGGCCCTGATGGAACGGCTCGGTTACGAGTCGTACGGGGTCCAGGGCGGCGACTGGGGCGCGGCCGTCTCGCGGGAGCTCGGCCGGATCCGGCCGGGGAACGTGCTCGGGGTGCACCTGAACCTGCTCCCGGGCGGCGGGGCGACCGCCGAGCCCGGGGCCGAGGAACTGGCCGCACTGAGCCCGGACGAGCGGGAGCGCACGCTCGCCTCCTGGGCGCGCTACCGGGTCTGGGCGCGCGAGCGGCAGGGCTACGCCGACATCCAGGCGACCCGGCCGCAGACGATCGCGTACGGGCTGAACGATTCGCCGGTCGGGCTGCTCGCCTGGATCGGCGAGAAGTTCGCGGAGTGGGCGGACCCCCGCAGCCCCGTCGACCGCGACCAGATGCTGACCAACGTGATGTTGTACTGGCTGACCGGGACCGCGGGTTCCGCGGCCCGCATCTACTACGAGCGCGCGCACGCCGACTACCAGGGCTCGGCGCCCGAGGTGTCGACCACGCCGACCGCGCTCGCCGACTTTCCCCGGGACAACTTCGTGCCGCTGCGGCACATCGCCGCGCGTACCGACCGGATCGTGCGGTGGACCTCGTACGAGAGGGGCGGGCACTTCCCCGC harbors:
- a CDS encoding ATP-binding protein, with the protein product MTTMSAERTVLRPLSAVAEARQAARSFLETLGQPAIEPEHADTVILVVSELVTNALRHGGGAYVLRLAAHPDTVEVSVEDSSPRPPRMRTPDLVDGTGGFGWHMVNDLAHATIVTPTPEGGKIVRALLPRRTGG
- a CDS encoding LacI family DNA-binding transcriptional regulator, coding for MRRPTLEVVAARAGVSKSSVSRVVNGEATVAPEIRDVVMRAVRELGYVPNAAARNLVTRRTHAVAVVVSDPPQGVVSDDPLFSTVVRAVSRELEAAGKQVVLMLAESDASRARVERYVAGGHVDGVMLVALHGTDPLPAALARTGLPTASFNRTAARDVPYVELDNAAGATLAVRHLLERGRRRIAAITGPLDLFEARERLDGYRDALRDSGRRSIVALGEFTRASGAEAMRQLLEDDPALDAVFASNDLMAIGALRTLREAGRRVPEDVAVVGFDDIEAAAYTAPALTSVRSPMADQATATVRLLLGLIEGGPKDPVVMPNELVIRESS
- a CDS encoding PaaX family transcriptional regulator C-terminal domain-containing protein; protein product: MSDSPLRPSSLISTVYGAFVRGSGGWISVADLITLMSELGVESQAVRSAISRLKKKGVLEPERRGATGYRLSPAVHPVFDAGDRRIFASLEPADLADGWAMAVFSVPESERSHRYQLRTRLTWLGFGNIAPGVWLAPGRLLEDARDMLVRLGLSEYVHLFAAADYAAFSDLPEAVSSWWDFPAIQAQYATFTGAYAPVAARLARQDGIDAAEAFRHYVPMLTEWRRLPYLDPGLPAELLPADWNAVGARQVFQQLHEVLAGPGLRHVRDVTGSAGTT
- a CDS encoding Asp/Glu racemase; translation: METEVPAILRARMETAPDERFTFHSSRMRMTHVTPEQLRAMDADSDRCAAELSDARVDVLGYACLVAIMSMGLGYHRASEERLHARTVENGAPAPVVTSAGALVHGLHTMGARKVALLAPYMRPLTQTVVDYLTHEGIEVLDYRALEIPDNLEVAAHDPARLPGLARALDHSDADAVVLSACVQMPSLSAIEEAEQLLGKPVVSAAVCTAHQMLRALDLSAVSPGAGHLLSGAYAHSPLAPGAPGAAAAG
- a CDS encoding fumarylacetoacetate hydrolase family protein; translated protein: MRLVTYTPAGTTDNADRLGAQVDGLVYDLAVLARHAGVELPGDLLSFVRAGAAARESAARLLDGDPAGRPAEAVHRLEDVTLRAPLRPGKIIGVGLNYVEHVEESSRSLDTDKDLPPRPVLFSKPATAVTGPGAPILHNADLTTQLDWECELAVVIGKTAFRVTEEEAYGHIFGYSIVNDISARDQRRSGQWFFSKGQDSYAPFGPAVVTADEVPDPMDLDLELRVNGVTKQKSNTRHMLFPIARLIADISSGVTLEPGDVIATGSPSGVGAGMVPPEFLVPGDTVEATVEIIGTLANPVVDAR
- a CDS encoding AraC family transcriptional regulator, yielding MGDRWRVTRPWPPVLRPVLYSYAGYWEATASPYRARLVPTGRAVVVISLGEPFARIRRLGDTGPGDRVTGSLVAGLEDGPRICDHPGGQEAIRLELTPLGAYRLFALPMRELTNRVVELGDVLGPGAGLLVEQLAAAGDWAARFDLLDAALSARLERGPRPAPEVGHAWRLLSRAGGAIPVGRIAAEVGWSQGHLVRRFTEQIGLTPKTSARVLRFRHAVGLLTRADPNLAEVTAACGFYDQAHLNREFRALAGTTPGRTAAARVAEGGPLAP
- a CDS encoding glutamate--cysteine ligase, with the protein product MSPTALPRSAGREGAAPAHDLPPEAAPGRVAALTMGVEEEFLLVDRRSRAPVGRAPRVIEAAARTLGPLVQQEFFTAQVEVCTSPTANPAELRAELARLRAELILAAAAEDCLLLASGTPVVPPEHPLTVTRDERYRRMASHFASAIGNFDQAVCGCHIHIGVSGRAQALDLANRMRPWLPSLQALAANSPFDRGKDSGHDSWRAVEYARWPTVGPAPVLDEAAYERCADELVRSGTVLDRRMIYWYARPSEHVPTLEVRVADVNAGLDTVVLLALLVRGLAATLGTEAADGGPAPAPGSALLREAHRRAAVHGLDGEGLDPLSGISLPAWTLVARLRERAAPGLASSGDLELVDTLLDRVRAEGNGATRQRAVYRRHGRLSEVVDHLAETVARA
- a CDS encoding class II glutamine amidotransferase, translated to MCRWLAYSGSPMLLDAVLYRPEHSLINQSLHARMGVETTNGDGFGLGWYSGNGDGTPAVFRDIAPAWNNRNLRELAAHVRSPLFFAHVRASTGSAVQQTNCHPFRHGRWLWMHNGAIADFHRLQRDLCLAVDPALFPAIEGSTDSEVMFYLAVTYGLDQDVPGAVARMAGLVERLGKEHGVAQPLQMTVAVSDGERLWAFRYSSGGASRSLFYSSRAETVRRLHPEVEYLKEISDESRLVVSEPLGDLPGVWNELPEASYTVIPSAPDREWLPFVPEPC
- a CDS encoding ANTAR domain-containing protein, encoding MKGDAAPMGEGAAPEVLALARVVARLRSEVADLEGGAATTAVVERATGAVMAQERLSADAACEMLLGRARERGRTLLEECWITLGQLRLRPPPTTAGLPWGSTGGRTRPWTSGWIGSSTGSGC
- a CDS encoding ScbR family autoregulator-binding transcription factor; translated protein: MRQERAVRTRRAILEAAAVVFAERGYEAATIAEILAHAGVTKGALYFHFTSKLELAQGVLDMQYDTFLVPPRESKLQEVVDVAMVSAYRIRHEPMISAGARLSLGPETFEIRGGAVPGWIEVLRRLLIAAKNQGELLPHVDPAETAWILSACWTGVQLYSQTFSDRGDIERRVAALYQHALPGIATPAMLSRLDMAEDRGRRVLEEVAAGARAAAGAGYDDHTIWGARA